A single region of the Nomascus leucogenys isolate Asia unplaced genomic scaffold, Asia_NLE_v1 Super-Scaffold_258, whole genome shotgun sequence genome encodes:
- the SP2 gene encoding transcription factor Sp2 isoform X2 has protein sequence MAATAAVSPSDYLQPAASTTQDSQPSPLALLAATCSKIGPPAVEAAVTPPAPPQPTPRKLVPIKPAPLPLSPGKNSFGILSSKGNILQIQGSQLSASYPGGQLVFAIQNPTMINKGTRSNANIQYQAVPQIQASSSQTIQVQPNLTNQIQIIPGTNQAIITPSPSSHKPVPIKPAPIQKSSTTTTPVQSGANVVKLTGGGGNVTLTLPVNNLVNASDTGAPTQLLTDSPPTPLSKTNKKARKKSLPASQPPVAVAEQVETVLIETTADNIIQAGNNLLIVQSPGGGQPAVVQQVQVVPPKAEQQQVVQIPQQALRVVQAASATLPTVPQKPSQNFQIQAAEPTPTQVYIRTPSGEVQTVLVQDSPPATAAATSNTTCSSPASRAPHLSGTSKKHSAAILRKERPLPKIAPAGSIISLNAAQLAAAAQAMQTININGVQVQGVPVTITNTGGQQQLTVQNVSGNNLTISGLSPTQIQLQMEQALAGETQPGEKRRRMACTCPNCKDGEKRSGEQGKKKHVCHIPDCGKTFRKTSLLRAHVRLHTGERPFVCNWFFCGKRFTRSDELQRHARTHTGDKRFECAQCQKRFMRSDHLTKHYKTHLVTKNL, from the exons atggctgccactgctgctgtgaGTCCCAGTGACTACCTGCAGCCCGCCGCCTCCACCACCCAG GACTCCCAGCCATCTCCCTTAGCCCTGCTTGCTGCAACATGTAGCAAAATTGGCCCTCCAGCAGTTGAAGCTGCTGTGACACCTCCTGCTCCCCCACAGCCCACACCGCGGAAACTTGTCCCTATCAAACCTGCCCCTCTCCCTCTCAGCCCCGGCAAGAATAGCTTTGGAATCTTGTCCTCCAAAGGAAATATACTTCAGATTCAGGGGTCACAACTGAGCGCCTCCTATCCTGGAGGGCAGCTGGTGTTCGCTATCCAGAATCCCACCATGATCAACAAAGGGACCCGATCAAATGCCAATATCCAGTACCAGGCAGTCCCTCAGATTCAGGCAAGCAGTTCCCAAACCATCCAAGTACAACCCAATCTCACCAACCAGATCCAGATCATCCCTGGCACTAACCAAGCCATCATCACCCCCTCACCGTCCAGTCACAAGCCTGTCCCCATCAAGCCAGCCCCCATCCAGAAGTCGAGTACGACCACCACCCCCGTGCAGAGCGGGGCCAATGTGGTGAAGTTGACAGGTGGGGGCGGCAATGTGACGCTCACTCTGCCCGTCAACAACCTCGTGAACGCCAGTGACACCGGGGCCCCTACTCAGCTCCTCACTGACAGCCCCCCAACCCCGCTGTCTAAGACTAACaagaaagcaaggaagaagagccttcctgcctcccagccccCTGTGGCTGTGGCTGAGCAGGTGGAGACGGTGCTGATCGAGACCACCGCGGACAACATCATCCAGGCAGGAAATAACCTGCTCATTGTTCAGAGCCCTGGTGGGGGCCAGCCAGCTGTGGTCCAGCAGGTCCAGGTGGTGCCTCCCAAGGCCGAGCAGCAGCAGGTGGTGCAGATCCCCCAGCAGGCTCTGCGGGTGGTGCAGGCGGCATCTGCCACCCTCCCCACTGTCCCCCAGAAGCCCTCCCAGAACTTTCAGATCCAGGCAGCTGAGCCGACACCTACTCAG GTCTACATCCGCACGCCTTCCGGTGAGGTGCAGACAGTCCTTGTCCAGGACAGCCCCCCAGCAACAGCTGCAGCCACCTCTAACACCACCTGTAGCAGCCCTGCATCCCGTGCTCCCCATCTGAGTGGGACCAGCAAAAAGCACTCAGCTGCAATTCTCCGAAAAGAGCGTCCCCTGCCAAAGATTGCCCCCGCCGGGAGCATCATCAGCCTGAATGCAGCCCAGTTGGCGGCAGCTGCCCAGGCAATGCAGACCATCAACATCAATGGTGTCCAGGTCCAGGGTGTGCCTGTCACCATCACCAACACAGGCG GGCAGCAGCAGCTGACAGTGCAGAATGTTTCTGGGAACAACCTGACCATCAGTGGGCTGAGCCCCACCCAGATCCAGCTGCAAATGGAACAAGCCCTGGCCGGAGAGACCCAGCCCGGGGAGAAGCGGCGCCGCATGGCCTGCACGTGTCCCAACTGCAAGGATGGGGAGAAGAG GTCTGGAGAGCAGGGCAAGAAGAAGCACGTGTGCCACATCCCCGACTGTGGCAAGACGTTCCGTAAGACGTCCTTGCTGCGTGCCCATGTGCGCCTGCACACTGGCGAGCGGCCCTTTGTCTGCAACTGGTTCTTCTGTGGGAAGAGGTTCACACGGAGTGACGAGCTCCAACGGCACGCTCGCACCCACACAG GGGACAAACGCTTCGAGTGCGCCCAGTGTCAGAAGCGCTTCATGAGGAGTGACCACCTCACCAAGCATTACAAGACCCACCTGGTCACGAAGAACTTGTAA
- the SP2 gene encoding transcription factor Sp2 isoform X1 — protein sequence MSDPQTSMAATAAVSPSDYLQPAASTTQDSQPSPLALLAATCSKIGPPAVEAAVTPPAPPQPTPRKLVPIKPAPLPLSPGKNSFGILSSKGNILQIQGSQLSASYPGGQLVFAIQNPTMINKGTRSNANIQYQAVPQIQASSSQTIQVQPNLTNQIQIIPGTNQAIITPSPSSHKPVPIKPAPIQKSSTTTTPVQSGANVVKLTGGGGNVTLTLPVNNLVNASDTGAPTQLLTDSPPTPLSKTNKKARKKSLPASQPPVAVAEQVETVLIETTADNIIQAGNNLLIVQSPGGGQPAVVQQVQVVPPKAEQQQVVQIPQQALRVVQAASATLPTVPQKPSQNFQIQAAEPTPTQVYIRTPSGEVQTVLVQDSPPATAAATSNTTCSSPASRAPHLSGTSKKHSAAILRKERPLPKIAPAGSIISLNAAQLAAAAQAMQTININGVQVQGVPVTITNTGGQQQLTVQNVSGNNLTISGLSPTQIQLQMEQALAGETQPGEKRRRMACTCPNCKDGEKRSGEQGKKKHVCHIPDCGKTFRKTSLLRAHVRLHTGERPFVCNWFFCGKRFTRSDELQRHARTHTGDKRFECAQCQKRFMRSDHLTKHYKTHLVTKNL from the exons ATCCACAGACCAGCatggctgccactgctgctgtgaGTCCCAGTGACTACCTGCAGCCCGCCGCCTCCACCACCCAG GACTCCCAGCCATCTCCCTTAGCCCTGCTTGCTGCAACATGTAGCAAAATTGGCCCTCCAGCAGTTGAAGCTGCTGTGACACCTCCTGCTCCCCCACAGCCCACACCGCGGAAACTTGTCCCTATCAAACCTGCCCCTCTCCCTCTCAGCCCCGGCAAGAATAGCTTTGGAATCTTGTCCTCCAAAGGAAATATACTTCAGATTCAGGGGTCACAACTGAGCGCCTCCTATCCTGGAGGGCAGCTGGTGTTCGCTATCCAGAATCCCACCATGATCAACAAAGGGACCCGATCAAATGCCAATATCCAGTACCAGGCAGTCCCTCAGATTCAGGCAAGCAGTTCCCAAACCATCCAAGTACAACCCAATCTCACCAACCAGATCCAGATCATCCCTGGCACTAACCAAGCCATCATCACCCCCTCACCGTCCAGTCACAAGCCTGTCCCCATCAAGCCAGCCCCCATCCAGAAGTCGAGTACGACCACCACCCCCGTGCAGAGCGGGGCCAATGTGGTGAAGTTGACAGGTGGGGGCGGCAATGTGACGCTCACTCTGCCCGTCAACAACCTCGTGAACGCCAGTGACACCGGGGCCCCTACTCAGCTCCTCACTGACAGCCCCCCAACCCCGCTGTCTAAGACTAACaagaaagcaaggaagaagagccttcctgcctcccagccccCTGTGGCTGTGGCTGAGCAGGTGGAGACGGTGCTGATCGAGACCACCGCGGACAACATCATCCAGGCAGGAAATAACCTGCTCATTGTTCAGAGCCCTGGTGGGGGCCAGCCAGCTGTGGTCCAGCAGGTCCAGGTGGTGCCTCCCAAGGCCGAGCAGCAGCAGGTGGTGCAGATCCCCCAGCAGGCTCTGCGGGTGGTGCAGGCGGCATCTGCCACCCTCCCCACTGTCCCCCAGAAGCCCTCCCAGAACTTTCAGATCCAGGCAGCTGAGCCGACACCTACTCAG GTCTACATCCGCACGCCTTCCGGTGAGGTGCAGACAGTCCTTGTCCAGGACAGCCCCCCAGCAACAGCTGCAGCCACCTCTAACACCACCTGTAGCAGCCCTGCATCCCGTGCTCCCCATCTGAGTGGGACCAGCAAAAAGCACTCAGCTGCAATTCTCCGAAAAGAGCGTCCCCTGCCAAAGATTGCCCCCGCCGGGAGCATCATCAGCCTGAATGCAGCCCAGTTGGCGGCAGCTGCCCAGGCAATGCAGACCATCAACATCAATGGTGTCCAGGTCCAGGGTGTGCCTGTCACCATCACCAACACAGGCG GGCAGCAGCAGCTGACAGTGCAGAATGTTTCTGGGAACAACCTGACCATCAGTGGGCTGAGCCCCACCCAGATCCAGCTGCAAATGGAACAAGCCCTGGCCGGAGAGACCCAGCCCGGGGAGAAGCGGCGCCGCATGGCCTGCACGTGTCCCAACTGCAAGGATGGGGAGAAGAG GTCTGGAGAGCAGGGCAAGAAGAAGCACGTGTGCCACATCCCCGACTGTGGCAAGACGTTCCGTAAGACGTCCTTGCTGCGTGCCCATGTGCGCCTGCACACTGGCGAGCGGCCCTTTGTCTGCAACTGGTTCTTCTGTGGGAAGAGGTTCACACGGAGTGACGAGCTCCAACGGCACGCTCGCACCCACACAG GGGACAAACGCTTCGAGTGCGCCCAGTGTCAGAAGCGCTTCATGAGGAGTGACCACCTCACCAAGCATTACAAGACCCACCTGGTCACGAAGAACTTGTAA